From the genome of Fusarium fujikuroi IMI 58289 draft genome, chromosome FFUJ_chr06:
GATATTACTCTGCTTGGCCCAGCACGACGTCGCTTTAAAGGCCGTTCTGGTGATGACCGAACCCATGAATTCACGCCAGCTTCCGCAAGCATATCCTGGTAGATCTCTCCTCCAGTTGGCACTGAAGGTGCAGCTCCCTTCCGAGCGCTAGCCCTTGTCGCAGGACGTTTGCTACCTACCATTCTAGTGTCATGGTGCGAATTGACCTGAAGGTGGTGATTTTTGAGTGAGCGCGCAACTTGTCGCAAACTTGGTGTGAGCGATTGCTCGGGCTGCCCAGTTGCGTCATACGGTTAGCACTAAGGTACAAGTCGCGAGGTCACGTGCGTGTCATTTACTTCCATGTCCCTGAGCAAAACATCAGTCCTTGATATtagatgtcaaaataaagtCagcaaaggtatcctaaacttggcAACGGCACCCTAAGTTTAGCAAAGATATCCTGTCTTGTGCTAATTTaacctaagtctttttgtcattcaggttaggatcgaggtcccgAGTATTCTTCCCACCCCTACCTTGGTTTGCATAACTATTCCGTAGCAGCCATCTATAGCAGCGTTTCAATTTAGGTGGTTTCTGATCGGCTGGACTAACATTCGAACAACTCGGCTCTATTTCCGTGTAGCATATCAGTCCCACGTCTCCACATTCTGTATCCGGCTGCAAGTAATCTAGGACCAGCCATACTTCCCCCTCGATATGAGTGCTTGAAACCACCCTTGGTAGAATGCCAAAACGATGAGAATCAAGATCAGTAATTCCAATGCCCTCAGAGCGGAAACGGCTCAATCCAAAACAGTTTTCATTTACTAAGACCTCCGGTCAGCATGTTACCAAGCGTTGTACTAGAGGGCTGATGGAACTTATTGGCCATTGTTGAAGTCTCGGGTGATCAGTAATCGGCCTCAATCCCCTGACGTCTACAGCGACCCCAACAATTAGTGTGCTTACACATCATGAAGTGTTTGCGGGATActcgtcctcttccaccaacaATTTTTGCACAAACTGCTTGGAGGCCGAAGCGCCAGTCATAATGCGAATGATGCATGTGGCCATTCAACTTTCAATCGGCATTCTTACGGCCAGGTCCGGATCTTGTGTAAACTTGTTGTAGCCTCACGAGCTAGAAGTATCGATATTTGTCAGTATACATCGTAAGAAGGACATAAAAGGGGCAGCATGGCCTTTCAGGAGGTTCTCAAAAACCATAAGAAATCTCTTCAACACTATTTAACACTACATCTATATTCATCTTCGATCAACCATGTCTAGCAAACCAATTGTCCTGGTGACTGGTGCGAATGGCTATATTGCCGGGCCCGTCATCGAAGCTTTTCTAAAGGCCGGCTATGCTGTCCGTGGAACTGTTCGCTCAAGGTCTTCGGCAGACCCCCTGGTCAGGGCTCTGTCTGCATatgaagaagatcttgaaaTTGTCGAAGTCCCAGACATTGTCGCATCAGGAGCCTTCGATTCTGCGGTCAAGGGTAAGTGTCTCCTCTGTCTGCGATGAATTGGATCTCACAATACCAGGTGTTCATGCTATCGCAcatcttgctgctggagTGAGTCTCAGCTTTACAGACCCCGACCCCGTCCTTGAAGTCGCTATTCAGGGAACACTGGGTGTTCTCGAGTCTGCCATCACCGAGTCATCCGTTAAATCGGTTGTACTTATGTCCTCTGTTGCCTCTATCATCAACGGCAGCAAAGAAGCACCTGCTAGATTTACAGAAGCAGATTGGAATGATGAAGCTTTGGCAGCTGTCAAGAAACTCGGAAAAGAGTCGCCCAGCTTTTTGATCTATGCTGCGAGCAAGGTGGCAAGTGAGAAAGCCTTTTGGAAGTTCCGCGACGACAGAAGCCCCTCTTTCACCATGACTGCTCTCAATCCAGTGTAAGCTATCCCCGGAGACACTGCCCATCTACCAAACAAATCTAACGATGTCGCCGAAGTTTTGTCATGGGACCGCAACCAGGCCTTGAGTCCATCTCAAAGATTGGTGGAACAACTGCCTTTATCTGGCAGATACTTTCGGGCCAAGAGATTCCCAAGCCACTGACACCAAATCCTGGCTATGTTGATGTTCGTGATATCGCACGAGTTGCTGTCTTCAGCGTCGACCACCCCGACAAGGCAAACGGGGAGCGTTTCCTGTTGGCTTCAGGACTTGTTCCTCCCCAGGCGGCTGCCGACGTTCTTCGTAAAGCATATCCTGAGAGACAAGACATTATCAAGGTTGGAACTCCTGGGCAGGGATACTTTCCTGACTATAGGTTTCCTGAGGAAAGGGTTCTTGATGCTTCGAAGGCGGTCAAAGTAACAGGACAAAGTTTTTACCATGTCGAGCAGACAATTACTGACACGGCCAAGTCTCTTGAGAAGTTTTTATAGCATTTACATATCAAGATGTACATTAGGGaataaggagaataaaagaataaaagttAGTATTCTCTAGCAGTTGTTTACCATTCCCTGCCACACATCCGGTGACTGCAGCAAGAGACGTCTTCACTTCATTACTTCCACATTAGACTTGTCCAGAAAGTCAAAAAGATAAACCTGCGTATCGCAGATGGCTGGATCTCTCCCGCCGGGAATTGAACCCGGGTCTCAAgcgtgacaagcttgcataCTGACCACTATACTACGGAAGAATTCCGGGCGTTGTCGCCCAGTGTAGAGAGGGGGGGTTGTGGTTAGAAGCGAACAATGGCTGTATATGTAGTCTAAGGCTTTGAACGTGGTTGCTAGTGAAATAGGAGGCGGCCTTATTCCGCGGCAACTCAAGAGCGTTATGCATTGAACTCAATTGGCAATGATCAGTAGGCACCCTGGTTGGTTCGCCTAAGACTAAGGTCCTGGGTGATTCTGAAACTTCATGTGGCCACGCTTGAGATGCTATGGATAGTGGCAGGATGATATAATGAGGTCCAGTGCTAGTTGGAACTAATAAGATTCCCAAAAGGCCCAATCTAGAGTCCTACCTGACGGCTTCCCAAGGTTTCACAGCAGTAACCAGGCTATCCAAGCCAGTGCTTAATCTATTTCCCCTGGCTTATGCCTTCCGACCTGCGGTGTTTGGCGTTGATAAAGATTTTATTGAATAGAAACTATGATTGATATTCTTACAGCAAAATCCCCTTagaatggattggatgtAAGATTCTAGAATTGGCACTTTGGTGAGTATGTCTTGGCTGACAGGTATCTGCGTGCTTTCACATCAGCGTGGTGTTCTCCTCTCCGCTGGCATCAGTCAATGAAACTACTGACAGCTTCAATTTTCAGCGAACATAACCGTTCTGATTTTCTGGGGGTTTTCTTCTACTTTACTACGACTGCTTTTGCATTTTTGGCAAAGTTCAGTGAATGTCTTCATACCATGTATTTGTTCAAGGTATAGCTCCTGAACATTCACTTGTTCTGTCATAGAACATGCACTGGTCgaaaaacaacaaaagagTTGGAGAACAACAACGCCTTACTTGTTTGCTTGCCTGCATTGTTCACATCAGTGTTACCATTACAGATATCTTGTTCTAATGCGCTATTAACAAAGGAGCTTCAGAACACCACCCAAACATGTTTATAACTTAcgagtatatatatatatatatatatcgaGTGCTTCAGCATAGCCAGAAACCCAACAGTTCCAACCACAACTTACACATCAACACACAAGCAACAGTTTCAAAAACTAACCTATTAACTAATTTTTAAAACAAAAAATCCCTTCCGCAT
Proteins encoded in this window:
- a CDS encoding related to V.vinifera dihydroflavonol 4-reductase; protein product: MSSKPIVLVTGANGYIAGPVIEAFLKAGYAVRGTVRSRSSADPLVRALSAYEEDLEIVEVPDIVASGAFDSAVKGVHAIAHLAAGVSLSFTDPDPVLEVAIQGTLGVLESAITESSVKSVVLMSSVASIINGSKEAPARFTEADWNDEALAAVKKLGKESPSFLIYAASKVASEKAFWKFRDDRSPSFTMTALNPVFVMGPQPGLESISKIGGTTAFIWQILSGQEIPKPLTPNPGYVDVRDIARVAVFSVDHPDKANGERFLLASGLVPPQAAADVLRKAYPERQDIIKVGTPGQGYFPDYRFPEERVLDASKAVKVTGQSFYHVEQTITDTAKSLEKFL